In Candidatus Omnitrophota bacterium, a single genomic region encodes these proteins:
- a CDS encoding ZIP family metal transporter, protein MSLIYWSTLTGTISCLATGLGAIPVHFVKRHSNVMRAFSSAFAAGMMISASVFSLAQEGIALKIKFPSAPYGVILGLMLGALFFWQTEKLVERLHLEQHNLARGFSKKGILLFIALFVHSIPEGIAIGVGFATGNFHFGLIMAIAIGVHNIPEGIAISLPLKKDGTSTLRCAWASILTSVPQPLLAAPSALLAWLFEPLLPIGLGFAGGAMIYLVVAEMLPEAFEEGGKVLTSWGVMTGLCTMLLLTNLINLIPTP, encoded by the coding sequence ATGAGTTTGATCTACTGGTCAACATTGACCGGCACCATCAGCTGTCTGGCCACGGGCCTGGGCGCCATCCCGGTGCATTTCGTCAAGAGGCATTCCAACGTCATGCGCGCGTTCTCCTCCGCGTTCGCCGCCGGAATGATGATCTCCGCCTCCGTGTTCTCGCTGGCGCAGGAAGGCATTGCTCTTAAAATAAAATTTCCTTCCGCCCCCTATGGGGTCATCCTGGGCCTGATGCTGGGGGCGCTTTTTTTCTGGCAAACGGAAAAACTCGTTGAGCGCCTGCACCTGGAACAGCACAACCTGGCCAGGGGCTTTTCCAAAAAAGGCATCCTGCTTTTTATCGCCCTGTTCGTCCATTCGATCCCGGAAGGCATTGCCATCGGCGTGGGGTTTGCCACGGGCAATTTCCATTTCGGCCTCATCATGGCCATTGCCATCGGCGTGCACAATATCCCCGAAGGCATCGCGATCTCTTTGCCGCTCAAAAAAGACGGGACATCAACGCTACGCTGCGCCTGGGCATCCATTTTGACCAGCGTGCCGCAACCGCTGTTGGCCGCGCCATCGGCGCTCCTGGCATGGCTGTTCGAACCGCTCTTGCCGATAGGGCTGGGTTTTGCCGGCGGGGCCATGATCTATCTGGTTGTCGCGGAAATGCTACCGGAGGCCTTTGAGGAAGGTGGGAAGGTCTTGACCTCCTGGGGCGTGATGACGGGGCTGTGCACCATGCTGCTGTTGACCAATCTCATCAACCTGATCCCTACCCCATAA
- a CDS encoding peptidylprolyl isomerase: MRLWIAGVLLAAGIVGGWALADDPVVAPGKKVTLDYALSVDNKEIETSKGKEPLVFVYGVDTIVPGLEAALNGMHVGEQKVVDVQPKDGYGEIDPKAFKEFPKTTLPKNIEPKVGMVLQAQAPDGENFPAVIREVKADSVVLDFNNLLAGKLLKFQIKVLKIEDVPAEAPAKK; this comes from the coding sequence ATGCGTTTATGGATAGCAGGGGTCCTGTTAGCGGCCGGTATTGTCGGTGGCTGGGCTTTAGCAGATGATCCGGTTGTGGCTCCCGGGAAAAAAGTCACCCTTGATTACGCGCTTTCAGTTGACAACAAGGAGATCGAGACCTCCAAAGGCAAGGAGCCCCTTGTTTTTGTCTACGGGGTAGATACCATCGTTCCCGGTTTGGAGGCGGCCCTCAACGGCATGCATGTCGGGGAACAGAAGGTGGTTGATGTTCAGCCCAAGGACGGTTACGGCGAAATAGATCCGAAGGCGTTCAAAGAATTTCCCAAGACCACTCTGCCCAAGAACATAGAGCCCAAGGTCGGCATGGTCCTTCAGGCCCAGGCGCCCGACGGTGAAAATTTTCCAGCGGTCATCCGCGAGGTCAAGGCGGATAGCGTGGTGTTGGATTTCAATAATCTACTGGCCGGCAAACTTTTAAAATTTCAGATCAAGGTCCTGAAGATCGAGGACGTTCCAGCCGAGGCGCCTGCCAAGAAGTAG
- a CDS encoding glycosyltransferase family 2 protein, translating into MNIAVIIPAHNEARVIGPLVSSVRGLGYDVIVVDDGSSDATGVLAGSAGAVVLRTGQKSGKGNALRLGFDHALKKGYAAVVAMDGDGQHAPSDIHLFVACFQQTGAPVVNGNRMRDPGGMPFVRRATNALMSWVISLICRQQIKDTQCGFRLVSAEVLKSVTLECSDFEIETELLVKAARQGFKVTSIDIQSIYRDEKSKIRPLRDTLRFIRYIIGVACGK; encoded by the coding sequence ATGAATATCGCCGTGATCATCCCCGCGCACAATGAGGCCAGGGTCATCGGGCCCCTGGTATCGTCTGTCCGGGGCCTTGGGTATGATGTGATCGTCGTGGATGATGGTTCTTCAGACGCCACCGGCGTTCTGGCCGGGTCTGCCGGGGCTGTTGTGTTAAGGACAGGCCAAAAAAGCGGCAAAGGCAATGCCCTGCGCCTTGGCTTTGACCATGCCCTTAAAAAAGGTTACGCGGCCGTGGTCGCCATGGATGGGGACGGCCAGCATGCGCCGTCGGACATTCATTTGTTCGTTGCCTGTTTCCAACAGACCGGCGCGCCTGTTGTCAACGGCAACCGCATGCGCGATCCCGGAGGCATGCCGTTCGTGCGCCGGGCGACCAACGCGTTGATGTCATGGGTCATTTCCTTGATCTGCCGTCAGCAGATCAAGGACACCCAGTGCGGGTTTCGTTTGGTTTCCGCCGAAGTCCTCAAAAGCGTCACGCTGGAATGTTCGGATTTTGAGATCGAGACGGAGCTGCTGGTCAAGGCGGCCCGCCAGGGGTTTAAGGTCACTTCCATTGATATCCAAAGCATTTACCGTGACGAGAAGAGCAAGATAAGGCCTTTGCGCGACACCCTGCGGTTCATCCGGTATATCATCGGGGTCGCGTGTGGCAAATAA
- a CDS encoding lysophospholipid acyltransferase family protein, with protein MGNYYIYRLGQWLVSILPVRVAYAFAVLISDIHFLFSKTDREAVRANLKVVLGKDVSSKMVREVFRNFGRYLADFFTMTKKVSPRYVQEHVECVNIEHIDHALKKGKGVILVSAHVGNWEMASAVVASLGYPLAVIALIHKDHRVNAFFDRQREFFGTTVIPATTAVRRCLEHLKANRVLAILGERDFGAKGMVMDFLGRKAMVPKGTALFSLKTGASIIPTMFVRKDNGDFRFIFHEPIEPPAMPPGDITDDLVAQTISRYLSVLEWEIREHPLQWLMFREFWYL; from the coding sequence ATGGGAAATTATTATATTTATCGTTTGGGGCAATGGCTGGTGAGCATCCTGCCGGTGAGGGTCGCCTACGCCTTTGCCGTTCTCATTTCTGATATTCATTTTTTATTTTCCAAAACGGACCGCGAAGCGGTGCGGGCGAACCTCAAGGTCGTTCTGGGCAAGGACGTTTCGTCTAAAATGGTGCGGGAAGTGTTCCGCAATTTTGGGCGGTATTTGGCGGATTTTTTTACCATGACCAAAAAAGTCAGCCCCCGGTATGTGCAAGAGCATGTGGAATGCGTCAACATTGAACACATTGACCATGCCCTTAAAAAAGGAAAAGGGGTCATCCTCGTCAGCGCCCACGTGGGCAATTGGGAAATGGCGAGCGCTGTCGTGGCCAGTTTGGGATATCCGCTGGCCGTCATAGCCCTGATCCATAAAGACCACAGGGTCAACGCGTTCTTTGACCGCCAGCGGGAATTTTTCGGCACGACCGTCATCCCGGCGACAACCGCGGTGCGCCGCTGTCTGGAACATTTGAAGGCCAACCGGGTGCTGGCCATTTTGGGGGAACGTGATTTCGGCGCCAAAGGCATGGTCATGGATTTTTTGGGGCGCAAGGCCATGGTCCCCAAAGGCACGGCGCTTTTTTCGCTGAAGACCGGTGCCTCCATCATCCCGACGATGTTCGTCCGCAAGGACAATGGGGATTTCCGTTTCATTTTTCACGAACCCATTGAGCCGCCGGCTATGCCGCCCGGGGACATCACCGATGATCTGGTGGCCCAAACGATCAGCCGCTATCTGAGCGTCCTGGAGTGGGAGATCCGCGAACATCCGCTCCAGTGGCTCATGTTCAGGGAGTTCTGGTATTTATGA
- a CDS encoding glycosyltransferase produces the protein MERKPKRVLLMYISQVSGHRQSAAAIQRSLKALDPDCEVMNINGFGYIYPIMEKIINTAYMGVIKRVPQIWEYLYDNPKVIKASENWKQKIHKSSHKKLKPLIDEFKPDVVICTQAFPCGMVADYKVTHDLAFKVIGVLTDFAPHLYWLHEGVDSYIVPSEEAKERYVKEGIPPKKIKVFGIPIRMKFAEKLDKAALGRRLGLDARVPTVLVMGGGQGLGPMKDAVKSMLFLERPLQIIVIAGTNVKLTRWLKKIQRKTSKTVIFYDYADNVDELMEVSTLIISKPGGMTTSECLAKGLPMVIVDPIPGQEERNSRFLVSNGIAVRVDDKNRIGPAIDALLNDPAKIKAMREAALAKGRPMAAEHIARFVLDI, from the coding sequence ATCGCCAGAGCGCCGCGGCCATCCAGAGGTCCCTCAAAGCCCTTGACCCCGATTGTGAAGTGATGAACATCAACGGGTTCGGTTATATTTACCCGATCATGGAAAAGATCATCAACACCGCCTACATGGGGGTGATCAAGCGGGTCCCGCAAATTTGGGAATACCTCTACGACAATCCCAAGGTCATCAAGGCCTCTGAAAATTGGAAACAGAAAATACACAAGTCCTCCCATAAGAAGCTCAAGCCCCTCATTGACGAATTCAAGCCCGATGTGGTCATCTGCACGCAGGCCTTCCCCTGCGGCATGGTGGCGGATTACAAAGTGACCCATGACCTTGCTTTCAAGGTCATTGGCGTTCTGACGGATTTTGCCCCGCATTTGTATTGGCTTCATGAAGGGGTCGATTCCTACATCGTTCCTTCCGAGGAGGCGAAAGAGCGTTACGTGAAGGAAGGCATACCGCCTAAGAAAATAAAAGTGTTCGGCATTCCCATCCGCATGAAATTCGCCGAAAAACTGGACAAAGCGGCCCTCGGCCGCCGGCTGGGCCTTGATGCCCGTGTCCCGACGGTGCTGGTCATGGGCGGGGGGCAGGGTCTGGGCCCCATGAAAGACGCGGTCAAATCCATGCTTTTTTTAGAGCGGCCTTTGCAGATCATTGTGATCGCGGGGACCAACGTCAAACTCACCCGCTGGCTCAAGAAGATCCAGCGCAAGACATCCAAGACGGTCATTTTTTACGATTATGCCGATAATGTCGACGAGTTAATGGAGGTTTCCACCCTGATCATCAGCAAGCCCGGCGGCATGACCACCAGCGAATGCCTGGCCAAGGGACTGCCCATGGTCATCGTGGACCCCATCCCGGGGCAGGAAGAACGCAACTCCCGGTTCCTGGTGTCCAACGGCATCGCGGTGCGCGTCGACGACAAAAACAGGATCGGCCCGGCCATTGACGCGCTTTTGAACGACCCCGCGAAGATCAAGGCCATGCGCGAGGCCGCGCTGGCCAAGGGCAGGCCGATGGCGGCCGAACACATCGCCCGTTTTGTTCTGGATATATAA